In Streptomyces sp. SID8374, one genomic interval encodes:
- a CDS encoding glycoside hydrolase family 18 protein encodes MQRSAGSRRRKRHNSRPFLGGAMAVIAAGALTVTGLVSTAQAADVNNAKNAGFELGLANWSCSAGSGTTVSSPVRSGTSALKATPAGQDNAKCTQTVAVKPNSTYALSSWVQGGYAYLGVTGSGTTDVSTWTPGSSTWTKLSTSFKTGASTTSVTVYTHGWYGQSAYFADDVEVTGPDGGGGGEQPPVLPGTPAGLTAGATTTSSVALSWNAVSGATGYKVYRDGVQATTATGTSATVTGLAADTAYQFSVSATNAAGESVKSAAITARTAKQGTGPGPGTTVPKHAVTGYWQNFNNGAAVQKLTDVPADYDIIAVSFADATATPGAVTFKLDTAGLNGYTDAQFRADIKTKQAQGKNIIISIGGELGTIRVDNDASATAFANSVYALMQDYGFNGVDIDLENGLNATYMTKALRQLSAKAGSGLVITMAPQTIDMQSTSGEYFKTALNIKDILTVVNMQYYNSGSMLGCDGKVYSQGSVDFLTALACIQLEGGLDPSQVGIGVPASTRGAGSGYVAPSIVNAALDCLAKGTNCGSFKPSKTYPSLRGAMTWSTNWDATAGNAWSKAVGPHVRSLP; translated from the coding sequence GTGCAACGCTCCGCAGGCAGCAGAAGACGCAAAAGGCACAACTCCCGTCCCTTCCTCGGCGGCGCCATGGCCGTCATCGCGGCGGGCGCCCTGACCGTCACCGGACTCGTCTCCACCGCCCAGGCCGCCGACGTCAACAACGCCAAGAACGCGGGCTTCGAGTTGGGGCTCGCCAACTGGTCCTGTTCCGCCGGAAGCGGCACCACCGTCTCCTCCCCCGTGCGCAGCGGCACGTCCGCGCTGAAGGCCACCCCGGCCGGCCAGGACAACGCCAAGTGCACGCAGACCGTGGCCGTGAAGCCCAACTCGACGTACGCGCTGAGCTCCTGGGTGCAGGGCGGCTACGCCTACCTCGGGGTGACCGGCAGCGGAACGACCGACGTCTCCACCTGGACGCCGGGCTCCTCCACCTGGACCAAGCTGTCCACGAGCTTCAAGACCGGCGCCAGCACCACGTCGGTGACCGTCTACACCCACGGCTGGTACGGGCAGTCCGCCTACTTCGCCGACGACGTCGAGGTCACGGGCCCCGACGGCGGTGGTGGCGGCGAGCAGCCCCCGGTCCTCCCGGGCACCCCCGCCGGCCTCACCGCGGGCGCCACGACGACGTCCTCGGTCGCCCTGTCCTGGAACGCGGTCTCCGGCGCCACGGGCTACAAGGTGTACCGGGACGGTGTGCAGGCCACCACCGCCACCGGCACCTCGGCAACGGTCACGGGGCTGGCCGCCGACACGGCGTACCAGTTCTCGGTGAGCGCCACCAACGCGGCCGGTGAGTCGGTCAAGTCGGCCGCCATCACCGCCCGTACGGCGAAGCAGGGTACGGGCCCCGGCCCCGGCACCACCGTGCCCAAGCACGCGGTGACCGGCTACTGGCAGAACTTCAACAACGGCGCGGCCGTCCAGAAGCTCACCGACGTCCCCGCCGACTACGACATCATCGCGGTCTCCTTCGCGGACGCCACCGCGACGCCGGGCGCGGTCACCTTCAAGCTGGACACGGCCGGGCTGAACGGCTACACCGACGCCCAGTTCCGCGCGGACATCAAGACCAAGCAGGCGCAGGGCAAGAACATCATCATCTCGATCGGCGGCGAACTGGGCACGATCCGGGTCGACAACGACGCCTCCGCCACCGCCTTCGCCAACTCGGTCTACGCGCTGATGCAGGACTACGGCTTCAACGGTGTCGACATCGACCTGGAGAACGGCCTCAACGCCACGTACATGACGAAGGCGCTGCGCCAGCTGTCGGCGAAGGCGGGCAGCGGGCTCGTCATCACGATGGCCCCGCAGACCATCGACATGCAGTCGACGTCGGGTGAGTACTTCAAGACGGCGCTCAACATCAAGGACATCCTGACCGTCGTCAACATGCAGTATTACAACAGCGGTTCGATGCTCGGCTGCGACGGCAAGGTCTACTCGCAGGGCTCGGTGGACTTCCTCACCGCGCTCGCCTGCATCCAGCTGGAGGGCGGCCTCGACCCGAGCCAGGTCGGCATCGGCGTCCCGGCCTCCACCCGCGGCGCGGGCAGCGGCTACGTCGCCCCGTCGATCGTGAACGCCGCCCTGGACTGCCTGGCCAAGGGCACCAACTGCGGCTCCTTCAAGCCCTCGAAGACCTACCCGTCTCTCCGTGGCGCGATGACCTGGTCGACCAACTGGGACGCGACGGCAGGCAACGCCTGGTCGAAGGCGGTGGGCCCGCACGTCCGCAGCCTGCCGTAA
- a CDS encoding response regulator transcription factor — protein MPDDIVEPATPHPATGPPTLPPAPATARLRVVVADDNPVVRAGLGVLLSGRADIQVVAEAADGREAYEKTLHHRPDVVLLDVRMPGVDGISALPHLVGIAPVLMLTYSRESEIVHEALRLGAGGYLVHGEFTADQLVQAVRDTRNGRANFTATAADALLAHMRHGTVPNAGPLPDGLGAALTTAPVHTPSRQREHSESLSQLQPLVGQSSVTGGSVSPPNRQQYGLSSREVEVMELIASGMSNQQIAATCFISEKTVKNHINRIFTKLHSTSRSEAIARWLGTAPRDPGRHP, from the coding sequence ATGCCGGACGACATCGTCGAACCAGCCACCCCGCACCCCGCGACCGGTCCCCCCACGCTGCCCCCCGCCCCCGCCACGGCCCGGCTCCGGGTGGTGGTGGCCGACGACAACCCCGTGGTCCGGGCGGGCCTGGGCGTCCTGCTCTCGGGCCGGGCCGACATCCAGGTCGTCGCGGAGGCGGCGGACGGCCGGGAGGCGTACGAGAAGACGCTGCACCACCGCCCGGACGTGGTCCTGCTGGACGTCCGCATGCCGGGCGTGGACGGCATCTCGGCGCTGCCGCACCTGGTGGGCATCGCCCCCGTACTCATGCTCACGTACAGCCGTGAGAGCGAGATCGTCCACGAGGCCCTGCGCCTGGGTGCGGGCGGCTACCTGGTGCACGGCGAGTTCACGGCGGACCAGCTGGTGCAGGCGGTACGGGACACGAGGAACGGCCGCGCCAACTTCACCGCCACGGCCGCCGACGCCCTGCTCGCCCACATGCGCCACGGCACGGTCCCGAACGCCGGCCCCCTGCCCGACGGCCTGGGCGCGGCACTCACGACGGCGCCCGTCCACACGCCCTCACGACAGCGCGAACATTCCGAAAGCCTTTCGCAACTGCAACCTCTTGTGGGACAGTCTTCTGTAACCGGGGGGTCGGTCTCTCCCCCCAACAGGCAGCAGTACGGGCTGAGTTCGAGGGAGGTGGAGGTCATGGAGCTGATTGCGTCCGGAATGAGTAATCAGCAGATCGCCGCCACCTGCTTCATCAGCGAGAAGACCGTCAAGAACCACATCAACCGCATCTTCACCAAGCTCCACAGCACCAGCCGCAGCGAGGCGATAGCCCGCTGGCTCGGCACGGCACCCCGCGACCCCGGACGGCATCCATGA
- the cpaB gene encoding Flp pilus assembly protein CpaB: MNSRQRRGVILLLLSVLCAFGAFAGVLSVISDVNSKVGPEVTAYQLKTDVAPYTALNSGQFEKITMPKRWLSANAVTDLREVESKIAVTQLREGSLLQSDMMVRKPELRAGEQEIAIMIDAATGVAGKITPGATVNIYATFAGEQRENGAPAQSKVIVSNAKVLEVGKLTALNPSADDRRSQVTEAVPITFALNTLDTQRIAYAESFADHVRLALVAPGSDGTIRPGDRTYTLDKDK, encoded by the coding sequence ATGAACTCCCGCCAGCGCCGCGGCGTGATACTCCTGCTCCTGTCGGTCCTGTGTGCCTTCGGTGCCTTCGCCGGCGTGCTCTCGGTGATCAGCGATGTGAACTCCAAGGTGGGCCCCGAGGTGACCGCCTACCAGCTGAAGACCGATGTGGCCCCCTATACGGCCCTGAACAGCGGTCAGTTCGAGAAGATCACGATGCCCAAGCGCTGGCTCTCGGCGAACGCCGTGACCGACCTGCGGGAGGTCGAGTCGAAGATCGCCGTCACCCAGCTCCGCGAAGGCTCGCTGCTCCAGTCGGACATGATGGTGCGCAAACCCGAACTCCGCGCCGGTGAGCAGGAGATCGCCATCATGATCGACGCCGCCACCGGCGTCGCGGGCAAGATCACACCGGGCGCCACGGTCAACATCTACGCCACGTTCGCCGGCGAGCAGCGGGAGAACGGCGCCCCCGCCCAGTCCAAGGTCATCGTCTCCAACGCCAAGGTGCTGGAGGTCGGCAAGCTCACCGCCCTCAATCCCTCGGCCGACGACCGGCGCAGCCAGGTCACCGAAGCCGTGCCGATCACCTTCGCCCTCAACACGCTGGACACCCAGCGCATCGCCTACGCCGAGTCCTTCGCGGACCACGTACGGCTCGCGCTCGTCGCCCCGGGCAGCGACGGCACCATCCGCCCGGGCGACCGCACCTACACGCTGGACAAGGACAAGTGA
- a CDS encoding type II secretion system F family protein: MDNVNLPLLTVGVTLIACVLGVMGLYAYSGGKADRDALVERLSHVGQIPETGRHRRFKGLDRRLRATALGRKLELKLAATGMELTPGEFFVYALLAMAGLWMIASSMLAAFFGPVAALIGLWGTNAFLNWQRTKRTERFINQLPELSRILANATQAGLALRTALSMAAEELEDPAGEELARVARRLAVGESLDEALSELTDRLPSRELVVLVTTLVLSNRAGGTVVSSLRNLTETLEERKETRREVKTQLSQVTVTAYAVPAFGIGAMLLMNAVMPGALDRMTGAFIGQAAVVVAIALYAVGFVVIRRLSRIDV, encoded by the coding sequence ATGGACAACGTCAACCTCCCCCTGCTCACCGTCGGCGTCACCCTGATCGCCTGTGTGCTCGGCGTGATGGGCCTGTACGCCTACTCCGGCGGCAAGGCCGACCGCGACGCGCTCGTGGAGCGGCTCTCCCATGTCGGCCAAATCCCCGAGACGGGCCGGCACCGCCGGTTCAAGGGCCTGGACCGCCGGCTGCGGGCCACCGCGCTCGGCCGGAAGCTGGAGCTGAAACTCGCGGCGACCGGCATGGAGCTCACCCCCGGCGAGTTCTTCGTCTACGCGCTCCTCGCGATGGCCGGGCTGTGGATGATCGCCTCGTCCATGCTCGCCGCCTTCTTCGGCCCGGTCGCCGCGCTGATCGGCCTCTGGGGCACCAACGCCTTCCTCAACTGGCAGCGTACGAAGCGCACCGAGCGGTTCATCAACCAACTCCCCGAACTCTCCCGCATCCTGGCCAACGCCACCCAGGCGGGATTGGCCCTGCGCACCGCGCTCTCCATGGCGGCGGAGGAGCTGGAGGACCCGGCGGGCGAGGAACTGGCGCGCGTGGCGAGGCGGTTGGCGGTGGGCGAATCCCTGGACGAGGCGCTGAGCGAGCTGACGGACCGGCTCCCGTCCCGCGAACTCGTCGTGCTGGTAACCACCTTGGTCCTCTCCAACCGGGCGGGCGGTACGGTCGTCAGCTCGCTGCGCAACCTCACCGAGACCCTGGAGGAGCGCAAGGAGACCCGCCGCGAGGTCAAGACCCAGCTCTCCCAGGTCACCGTCACCGCCTACGCCGTACCGGCGTTCGGGATCGGCGCGATGCTCCTGATGAACGCGGTCATGCCCGGTGCCCTCGACCGTATGACCGGCGCGTTCATCGGCCAGGCCGCGGTGGTCGTGGCCATCGCCCTGTACGCGGTCGGGTTCGTGGTCATCCGCCGCCTCTCCCGTATCGACGTCTGA
- a CDS encoding pilus assembly protein TadG-related protein, which translates to MRTRQRGDAGQAFPIYVVMVAGLLFLAFAFFAVGKASALRNGSQGAADAAALAAAQRARTEMGPGFIASLPGNTLELFLGSPFAPPCAEAERLASANRADKRACYPVYGYLRDRITVEVEGRKPVDSSVIPGTKNTFAKAKATALIEFRCPDWKAVDFNSDGVQDLFIFTCSNGRVVEIAPGSPPPWSTVSKILFDVRLVDQ; encoded by the coding sequence ATGCGTACGCGCCAACGCGGCGACGCAGGGCAGGCCTTCCCCATCTACGTAGTGATGGTGGCGGGCCTGCTCTTCCTCGCGTTCGCCTTCTTCGCTGTCGGCAAGGCATCCGCTTTGCGCAACGGGTCCCAGGGAGCCGCCGACGCGGCCGCCCTGGCCGCCGCGCAACGCGCCCGCACCGAGATGGGGCCGGGCTTCATCGCCTCGCTCCCGGGCAACACGCTGGAGCTGTTCCTCGGCTCCCCGTTCGCACCGCCGTGCGCCGAGGCGGAGCGGCTGGCTTCCGCCAACCGTGCCGACAAGCGCGCCTGCTACCCGGTGTACGGCTATCTGCGCGACCGGATCACCGTCGAGGTCGAGGGACGCAAGCCGGTCGACTCGTCGGTCATCCCCGGTACGAAGAACACGTTCGCCAAGGCCAAGGCCACCGCCCTGATCGAGTTCCGCTGCCCCGACTGGAAGGCCGTGGACTTCAACAGCGACGGTGTCCAGGACCTGTTCATTTTCACCTGCTCGAACGGCCGAGTGGTGGAAATAGCGCCGGGCAGCCCGCCGCCATGGTCCACAGTGAGCAAGATTCTCTTCGATGTGCGGTTGGTCGACCAGTGA
- a CDS encoding histidine kinase → MAYQLSGAQPGLTADLTRAHSGTPARPAFAIQVNALQAMCRQVFGFRLAMIAIATPYAISHTAPGLPTWFIGSAVLVTFMGSYVLFRDWERFGPVLLRHPWLLAVDVFFGSLLLITATPESTLAYVTVCTPLLAGLIHGWRGAAVFAALQVVIVFGVYASVPKLEAGGATGLLLPGFCVIAGAVGVTLRNLLLRFGEATQALTETRARLAVNEAVEAERTRLAREMHDSVAKTLHGLALAADGLARSADRMDPPTVRHQAELVARAARRAAAESRELLTDLRREQGLEGGVDIVTELAAQAADFTARHPVTATFRRLAEDTPVPPIPQAVARQLLTVASEALENAHRHAGPTYLVVLAGVKGDVLRVSVYDDGRGLPAGTTLESLRLAGHFGLVGMVERAASIGARIRIGRGKAERGTEVRVELPLAALPPPPPPPFAPEPAPDPPRVPHLSSP, encoded by the coding sequence ATGGCATACCAACTGAGCGGTGCCCAGCCGGGCCTGACCGCCGACCTGACCCGGGCCCACAGCGGCACCCCGGCCCGCCCGGCCTTCGCCATCCAGGTCAACGCCCTCCAAGCCATGTGCCGTCAGGTCTTCGGCTTCCGGCTGGCGATGATCGCGATAGCGACCCCGTACGCCATCAGCCACACCGCCCCCGGCCTGCCCACCTGGTTCATCGGCTCGGCGGTCCTGGTCACCTTCATGGGCTCGTACGTCCTGTTCCGCGACTGGGAACGCTTCGGCCCCGTCCTCCTGCGCCACCCCTGGCTGCTCGCCGTCGACGTGTTCTTCGGCTCGCTCCTGCTGATCACGGCGACCCCCGAGTCGACCCTCGCGTACGTCACCGTCTGCACCCCGCTGCTGGCGGGCCTCATCCACGGCTGGCGCGGGGCGGCGGTCTTCGCGGCGCTCCAGGTGGTGATCGTCTTCGGCGTGTACGCGAGCGTCCCGAAGCTGGAGGCGGGCGGGGCGACGGGGCTCCTCCTGCCCGGCTTCTGCGTGATCGCCGGAGCGGTCGGGGTGACCCTGCGCAACCTGCTCCTCCGCTTCGGGGAGGCCACGCAGGCGCTCACCGAGACCCGGGCGCGGCTGGCGGTGAACGAGGCGGTGGAGGCCGAACGCACCCGCCTGGCACGGGAGATGCACGACTCGGTCGCCAAGACCCTGCACGGCCTGGCCCTGGCCGCCGACGGCCTGGCCCGCTCGGCCGACCGGATGGACCCGCCGACGGTACGGCACCAGGCGGAGCTGGTCGCCCGCGCCGCGCGCCGGGCCGCCGCCGAGTCGCGGGAGCTGCTCACCGACCTGCGGCGCGAACAGGGCCTGGAGGGCGGCGTGGACATCGTGACGGAACTGGCGGCCCAGGCGGCGGACTTCACCGCCCGCCACCCGGTCACGGCCACGTTCCGCCGCCTCGCCGAGGACACCCCCGTCCCGCCCATCCCCCAGGCGGTGGCGCGCCAGCTCCTCACCGTCGCCTCGGAGGCCCTGGAGAACGCGCACCGCCACGCGGGCCCCACGTACCTGGTCGTCCTGGCCGGGGTGAAGGGCGATGTGCTGAGGGTGAGCGTGTACGACGACGGCCGCGGCCTCCCCGCCGGCACCACCCTGGAGAGCCTGCGCCTGGCGGGCCACTTCGGCCTGGTCGGCATGGTGGAGCGGGCGGCGTCGATCGGGGCCCGGATCCGGATCGGCCGGGGCAAGGCGGAGCGGGGGACGGAGGTACGGGTGGAGCTTCCGCTCGCCGCGCTGCCCCCTCCGCCACCACCACCGTTCGCGCCCGAACCGGCCCCGGACCCGCCACGCGTCCCCCACCTGTCATCCCCGTGA
- a CDS encoding CpaF family protein, which yields MSLRARMTAPDEQGGGREDGHMVATYRAKLLEEIDLAEMSSLAAADRRARLERVLGHIISREGPVLSTVERSQLIRRVVDEALGLGILEPLLEDASITEIMVNGPDQIFVERSGKVEQLPLRFGSHEQLMQTIERIVSTVNRRVDESNPMVDARLPSGERVNVIIPPLSLTGATLTIRRFPRSFTLQEMIGFGSLDEQMLVLLAGLVQAKLNIIVSGATGTGKTTLLNALSGLIPNTERIVTIEDSAELQLQQNHVIRLESRPANVEGKGQITIRDLVRNSLRMRPDRIVVGEVRGGESLDMLQAMSTGHDGSLATVHANNAEDALMRLQTLASMSEVEIPFEALHDQINSAVDVIVQLTRHADGTRKITEIAVLDSHGRDPYRIVTVARFNAQPMASDGRIYGRFQYLPLPRKIADRLYMASQPVPQAFGIAVHAEQLATREAN from the coding sequence ATGAGCCTGCGGGCACGCATGACCGCCCCGGACGAGCAGGGCGGAGGACGGGAGGACGGCCACATGGTGGCCACCTACCGGGCCAAGCTGCTGGAGGAGATCGACCTCGCGGAGATGTCCTCGCTGGCCGCCGCCGACCGGCGGGCCCGTCTCGAGCGCGTACTCGGCCACATCATCAGCCGCGAGGGCCCGGTCCTCTCCACCGTGGAGCGCTCGCAGCTGATCCGGCGCGTCGTGGACGAGGCGCTCGGCCTCGGCATCCTGGAACCGCTCCTGGAGGACGCGTCGATCACCGAGATCATGGTGAACGGCCCCGACCAGATCTTCGTGGAGCGCAGCGGCAAGGTCGAACAGCTGCCCCTGCGCTTCGGCTCGCACGAGCAGCTGATGCAGACCATCGAACGCATCGTGTCGACCGTCAACCGCCGTGTGGACGAGTCGAATCCGATGGTCGACGCCCGGCTGCCCAGCGGCGAACGTGTCAACGTGATCATCCCGCCGCTCTCGCTGACCGGCGCCACGCTCACCATCCGCCGCTTCCCCCGCTCCTTCACCCTCCAGGAGATGATCGGCTTCGGCTCGCTGGACGAGCAGATGCTGGTCCTGCTGGCCGGACTCGTCCAGGCCAAGCTCAACATCATCGTCTCGGGCGCGACCGGCACCGGGAAGACGACGCTGCTCAACGCCCTCTCCGGGCTGATCCCGAACACCGAGCGCATCGTGACCATCGAGGACTCCGCCGAACTCCAGCTCCAGCAGAACCATGTGATCCGGCTGGAGTCCCGGCCGGCCAACGTCGAGGGCAAGGGCCAGATCACCATCCGCGACCTGGTCCGCAACTCCCTGCGTATGCGCCCCGACCGCATCGTCGTCGGTGAGGTCCGCGGCGGCGAGTCCCTCGACATGCTCCAGGCGATGTCCACCGGCCACGACGGATCGCTCGCCACCGTCCACGCCAACAACGCCGAGGACGCGCTGATGCGTCTCCAGACCCTCGCCTCGATGTCCGAGGTGGAGATCCCCTTCGAGGCGCTGCACGACCAGATCAACAGCGCCGTCGACGTGATCGTCCAGCTGACCCGGCACGCCGACGGCACCAGGAAGATCACCGAGATCGCGGTCCTGGACTCGCACGGCCGCGACCCGTACCGGATCGTCACGGTGGCCCGGTTCAACGCACAGCCGATGGCGTCGGACGGCCGGATCTACGGCCGGTTCCAGTACCTGCCGCTGCCCCGCAAGATCGCCGACCGTCTGTACATGGCGAGCCAGCCCGTCCCGCAGGCGTTCGGCATCGCGGTCCACGCCGAACAGCTCGCCACCCGAGAGGCCAACTAG
- a CDS encoding TadE/TadG family type IV pilus assembly protein: MTTIPYSASSNTRQARRDRGQVAIEYLGFLPLLLLVAMGALQLGLAAYAANQAGTAARAGARTAASYDAHGDPRSTARNAVSDWLGDGGFRYSQGGGRDITATVQVKVPSVVPGLDGWWAKRSATMPRE; the protein is encoded by the coding sequence ATGACGACCATCCCGTACAGCGCATCGTCGAACACCCGGCAGGCGCGCCGGGACCGCGGCCAGGTCGCCATCGAGTACCTCGGCTTCCTCCCCCTCCTGCTCCTCGTCGCCATGGGTGCCCTCCAGCTCGGCCTCGCCGCGTACGCCGCCAACCAGGCGGGCACGGCCGCACGCGCCGGAGCCCGTACGGCCGCCAGCTACGACGCCCACGGCGACCCCCGGTCGACGGCCCGCAACGCGGTGAGCGACTGGCTGGGCGACGGCGGCTTCCGCTACAGCCAGGGCGGCGGCCGGGACATCACCGCCACGGTCCAGGTCAAGGTCCCCTCCGTCGTGCCAGGGCTGGACGGCTGGTGGGCGAAGCGGAGCGCCACGATGCCGCGCGAATAG
- a CDS encoding AAA family ATPase yields MTTRILPAVGDPDAARSLTTLLSQLPDAEPAGPVTDSTQLIDTLARLAGEALDELPEVVLVHERIGPVPALELIREVSLRFPSVGVVMITTDASPHLFADAMDSGARGLVTLPVGYEELANRVQAAAQWSTGVRRHLSSANDVFTGPGGTVVTVTGAKGGVGATVTAIQLALAAQASGHTVALVDMDLQTGDIASFLDVQFRRSLVDLALITDISPRVLADAVFSHSTGLALLLAPGEGERGEEVSDRSARQIVSALRSRYEIVVIDCGGQMNGANAAAIEMADTALLVTTPDVVAVRGAKRIVRMWERLQIRKAEETVTLVNRFTRNTEIQPPLIQKITGTRVAAVAVPANFKELQAAVDSGRLHELDAKSTVKQALWGLAGELGIVKPSATPKKGSALAKRNSGTFKNDRGSIGRPRRRRGGPADAEGTR; encoded by the coding sequence ATGACCACCAGAATCCTCCCGGCCGTCGGCGACCCCGACGCGGCCCGCTCCCTCACCACCCTGCTCAGCCAGCTGCCCGACGCCGAACCGGCCGGACCGGTCACCGACTCGACCCAGCTGATCGACACCCTGGCCCGCCTCGCGGGCGAGGCCCTCGACGAGCTGCCCGAAGTGGTGCTGGTGCACGAGCGGATCGGCCCGGTCCCGGCCCTGGAGCTGATCCGGGAGGTGTCCCTGCGGTTCCCGTCCGTCGGGGTCGTCATGATCACCACGGACGCCAGTCCCCACCTCTTCGCCGACGCGATGGACTCCGGCGCCCGCGGCCTGGTCACCCTGCCGGTGGGGTACGAGGAGCTCGCCAACCGGGTCCAGGCCGCCGCCCAGTGGTCCACCGGCGTCCGCCGCCACCTCTCCTCCGCGAACGACGTCTTCACCGGCCCCGGCGGCACGGTCGTCACGGTCACCGGTGCCAAGGGCGGCGTCGGCGCCACCGTCACCGCCATCCAGCTCGCCCTGGCCGCCCAGGCGTCCGGCCACACCGTCGCCCTGGTCGACATGGACCTCCAGACCGGCGACATCGCCTCCTTCCTCGACGTACAGTTCCGGCGCTCCCTCGTCGACCTCGCCCTGATCACCGACATCTCGCCCCGGGTCCTCGCCGACGCCGTCTTCTCCCACTCCACGGGCCTGGCCCTGTTGCTCGCTCCCGGCGAGGGCGAACGCGGCGAGGAGGTCAGCGACCGCTCGGCCCGCCAGATCGTCAGCGCCCTGCGCTCCCGGTACGAGATCGTCGTCATCGACTGCGGCGGCCAGATGAACGGGGCCAACGCGGCGGCCATCGAGATGGCGGACACGGCCCTGCTGGTGACCACCCCGGACGTGGTCGCGGTGCGCGGCGCGAAACGCATCGTACGGATGTGGGAACGGCTCCAGATCCGCAAGGCCGAGGAGACCGTCACCCTCGTCAACCGCTTCACCCGCAACACCGAGATCCAGCCGCCCCTGATCCAGAAGATCACCGGCACCCGGGTCGCCGCCGTCGCGGTCCCCGCCAACTTCAAGGAGCTCCAGGCCGCCGTCGACTCCGGCCGCCTGCACGAACTGGACGCCAAGAGCACCGTCAAGCAGGCCCTGTGGGGTCTGGCCGGAGAACTGGGCATCGTCAAACCGAGCGCGACGCCCAAGAAGGGCAGCGCCCTGGCCAAGAGGAACAGCGGCACCTTCAAGAACGACCGGGGCTCCATCGGACGCCCGCGCCGCCGGCGCGGCGGCCCCGCAGACGCCGAGGGGACACGTTGA
- a CDS encoding TadE family protein, which translates to MTTTTRTARTGIRGLRSLRERPGPRSPRRPRRDDRGQTSVEFLGMTPFIILIMLVLWECALIGYTFSLAGNAADVGARKGSGAEYGAEAACRAGAMKDLPDAWSKNAQVTCGRGGGLYEATVRLKVPVLVPSLFNLDIPIKGEAGSALED; encoded by the coding sequence ATGACGACCACGACGAGGACGGCCCGCACAGGCATACGGGGGCTCAGGAGCCTCCGGGAGCGCCCCGGCCCCAGGAGTCCCCGGCGCCCGAGGAGGGATGACCGCGGGCAGACCTCGGTCGAGTTCCTGGGCATGACGCCCTTCATCATCCTGATCATGCTCGTGCTCTGGGAGTGCGCGCTGATCGGCTACACGTTCAGCCTCGCGGGCAACGCGGCGGACGTGGGCGCGCGCAAGGGGAGCGGAGCGGAGTACGGGGCCGAGGCGGCCTGCCGGGCGGGCGCGATGAAGGACCTGCCCGACGCCTGGTCCAAGAACGCCCAGGTCACCTGCGGCCGGGGCGGGGGCCTTTACGAGGCGACCGTACGGCTCAAGGTCCCGGTGCTGGTGCCCAGCCTGTTCAACCTCGACATCCCCATCAAGGGCGAAGCCGGATCGGCGCTGGAGGACTGA
- a CDS encoding DUF5936 domain-containing protein, with protein sequence MDLLLALVVGLAVYGAIHGIRMYRADAKLPGDLAIALESGSSRTGAVGSGIDRLGIRWAPMVLRMMGPKAVNKKRRQIDLAGNPGGLTIDRYAARRAVYGALGLLGAFSMLLQGQLFLALLMIAFGLFWVEAGIWSAVRVRREHIERTLPDFLDVLAVVVSAGLGFRQALDRVAEKYEGPWSDELRITLRQMDMGVSRRQAFEELRRRNDSEQVAMFVTTLQQGEELGAPIVETLIQIANDMRRTDAQNARRKAAKAVPKATFAVTTFLLPGTLVLLTVGFVYGANVDFSFVTGG encoded by the coding sequence ATGGACCTGCTGCTCGCCCTGGTCGTCGGCCTCGCCGTCTACGGGGCCATCCACGGCATCCGGATGTACCGGGCCGACGCCAAGCTCCCCGGCGACCTCGCCATCGCCCTGGAATCCGGCTCCTCGCGCACCGGCGCGGTGGGCTCCGGCATCGACCGGCTCGGCATCCGCTGGGCCCCGATGGTGCTGCGGATGATGGGCCCGAAGGCGGTCAACAAGAAGCGCCGCCAGATCGACCTGGCCGGAAACCCGGGCGGCCTCACCATCGACCGTTACGCCGCCCGCCGCGCGGTCTACGGAGCACTGGGCCTCCTCGGCGCCTTCTCCATGCTCCTCCAGGGCCAGTTGTTCCTGGCTCTCCTCATGATCGCGTTCGGCCTGTTCTGGGTCGAGGCGGGCATCTGGTCGGCGGTCCGGGTCCGCCGCGAGCACATCGAACGCACCCTCCCGGACTTCCTCGACGTCCTCGCCGTCGTCGTCTCCGCCGGACTCGGCTTCCGGCAGGCGCTGGACCGGGTGGCGGAGAAGTACGAGGGCCCCTGGTCCGACGAACTCCGCATCACCCTGCGCCAGATGGACATGGGCGTCAGCCGCCGCCAGGCCTTCGAGGAGCTGCGCAGGCGCAACGACTCGGAGCAGGTCGCGATGTTCGTCACCACGCTCCAGCAGGGCGAGGAGCTGGGCGCGCCCATCGTCGAGACGCTCATCCAGATCGCCAACGACATGCGCCGCACCGACGCCCAGAACGCCCGCCGCAAGGCCGCCAAGGCGGTCCCGAAGGCGACGTTCGCGGTGACGACGTTCCTGCTGCCCGGCACGCTCGTCCTCCTCACGGTCGGGTTCGTGTACGGGGCGAACGTCGACTTCTCGTTCGTGACGGGCGGCTGA